The Thalassotalea sp. 273M-4 genome includes a region encoding these proteins:
- the ptsP gene encoding phosphoenolpyruvate--protein phosphotransferase, which translates to MLTTLRRIVLAFSQEPELELALQKMVGQVKEAMSAECCSVHIADYSQGHFLLTASEGLAKESLGRVAIGFSEGLIGLVGQREEPINIANAQQHPRFKHAPEVKEDEFNAFLGTPIIHQRKVLGIISVQQREARQFNENEEAFLVTLAAQLATAMASSNVKLTANALNAQQKRNLLGIPGSPGLAIGRCHVVYPQVQLDDVSLTKVFDYEGQTQLLQQSIENTILDFATMRERLQGTIAQDTLDIFDVYKHILQSKSFQSDIDAHISTGWNAESALKLVIDSQVVQFNSVEDPYIRERASDIVDLGNRLLLHLRETSSIGKQAPKNMVLVANDVTASMVAEYQHQGLKAIISLTGSINSHAVILAKALGIPAIMGLGSMPLSRFDSQKVIIDGYSGEILLSPDATLLSEYQQLVSEEQDFQNVVKEVIDLPAITQDGKSIELLLNAGLGSEFDIAIKNGAIGIGLYRTEIPFMERNCFPSEQVQISWYQKILKSFVRQPVVMRTLDVGGDKALPYFPIIEDNPFLGWRGIRITLDHPEIFLVQVRAMLKANIGCGNLEIMLPMITSLTEVEDATRLIRQAYQEVCAESDQKVPKPKVGIMIEVPSMLYQLPEFAEKVDFFSVGSNDLTQYLLAVDRNNPRVAGIYDTYHPAVLRALNQIAQESQKSLIELSLCGELASDPAGAMLLLAMGYDKLSMNSHAIPKIKWVIRHIQHQKAKLILDNCLILSTSEQVHQYLSQELEELGLGGFVRAGK; encoded by the coding sequence ATGTTAACAACGTTAAGGCGAATTGTTTTAGCCTTTTCACAAGAGCCCGAGCTTGAATTAGCTCTGCAAAAGATGGTGGGGCAAGTGAAAGAAGCGATGTCGGCAGAATGTTGTTCTGTTCACATTGCGGATTATAGTCAAGGTCACTTTTTGTTAACCGCTTCTGAAGGTCTAGCTAAAGAATCATTAGGTCGGGTTGCGATAGGCTTTTCTGAAGGCTTAATTGGTTTGGTTGGTCAACGTGAAGAGCCTATTAACATTGCCAACGCCCAGCAACATCCTCGCTTTAAACATGCACCGGAAGTTAAAGAAGATGAATTTAACGCGTTTTTAGGGACGCCGATTATTCATCAGCGTAAAGTGCTTGGGATCATATCGGTCCAGCAACGAGAAGCCCGTCAATTTAATGAAAATGAAGAAGCCTTTTTGGTTACCCTCGCAGCTCAATTAGCGACGGCAATGGCCAGTTCAAACGTAAAACTAACGGCGAATGCTCTAAACGCGCAACAAAAGAGAAATTTATTAGGCATCCCAGGCTCACCTGGGTTAGCTATTGGTCGATGCCATGTGGTTTACCCGCAAGTACAATTAGATGATGTAAGCCTTACCAAGGTATTTGACTACGAAGGGCAAACTCAACTGCTGCAGCAAAGCATTGAAAATACAATCTTAGATTTCGCGACCATGCGTGAGCGCTTGCAAGGGACGATCGCGCAAGACACCCTAGATATTTTTGACGTTTATAAACATATTTTACAAAGTAAAAGCTTTCAAAGTGATATTGATGCCCATATTTCGACTGGATGGAATGCCGAAAGTGCGTTGAAATTGGTTATTGACAGCCAAGTTGTGCAGTTTAACTCTGTAGAAGACCCTTATATTCGAGAGCGAGCAAGCGATATTGTCGATTTAGGTAATCGTTTGTTATTACACTTACGAGAGACCAGCAGTATCGGCAAACAGGCACCTAAAAACATGGTGTTAGTTGCCAATGATGTCACCGCATCAATGGTCGCTGAATATCAACATCAAGGTCTTAAAGCGATTATCTCGTTAACTGGTTCAATTAACTCGCATGCGGTTATTTTGGCTAAAGCGCTTGGTATTCCGGCTATTATGGGCTTGGGCAGTATGCCTTTATCCCGTTTTGATAGCCAAAAGGTCATCATTGATGGTTATTCTGGCGAAATTTTATTGTCACCTGATGCTACCTTACTATCTGAATACCAACAATTAGTTAGCGAAGAGCAAGATTTTCAAAATGTGGTAAAAGAGGTTATCGACTTACCTGCCATTACCCAAGACGGTAAGTCAATTGAACTATTACTCAATGCAGGGTTGGGCTCTGAGTTTGACATAGCAATAAAAAATGGGGCTATTGGTATTGGTTTATACCGCACTGAAATTCCATTTATGGAACGTAATTGCTTTCCGTCTGAACAAGTACAAATTAGCTGGTACCAAAAGATTTTAAAATCATTCGTTCGCCAACCTGTGGTTATGCGCACTCTTGATGTGGGTGGAGACAAAGCTTTACCTTATTTCCCTATCATTGAAGATAATCCATTTTTGGGCTGGCGAGGTATTCGCATTACTCTAGATCATCCTGAAATCTTTTTGGTTCAAGTACGGGCGATGTTAAAGGCGAATATTGGTTGTGGCAACCTAGAGATCATGTTGCCGATGATAACCAGTTTGACCGAAGTCGAAGATGCGACACGACTGATCAGGCAGGCCTATCAAGAAGTCTGTGCTGAGAGTGACCAAAAGGTACCGAAACCCAAAGTAGGGATCATGATTGAAGTCCCTTCTATGCTATACCAACTGCCTGAATTTGCCGAAAAGGTCGATTTTTTCTCCGTAGGTAGTAATGATTTAACTCAATATTTATTAGCGGTTGATCGTAACAATCCAAGAGTCGCCGGAATTTACGATACGTATCACCCAGCGGTGCTAAGAGCGTTAAATCAAATCGCTCAAGAATCGCAAAAATCCTTAATAGAATTAAGCTTATGTGGTGAATTGGCCAGTGACCCTGCAGGGGCAATGCTCTTATTGGCTATGGGTTATGATAAGTTAAGTATGAACTCTCATGCGATTCCCAAAATTAAATGGGTTATTCGCCATATTCAGCATCAAAAAGCCAAGCTGATTTTAGATAACTGTTTGATCTTATCGACCTCAGAACAAGTGCATCAATATTTGAGTCAGGAGCTGGAAGAGCTTGGGCTTGGTGGTTTTGTACGTGCAGGTAAGTAA
- a CDS encoding sulfite exporter TauE/SafE family protein: MIFLSVFIPCLLLGAIVGLLAGMLGIGGGLLIVPVLVWLLPQLGFPLEVILPVSLATSLATIVMTSASATLSHYKAGNIPWGLTKSLVLFTAIGAVLGANLADILPAQVLTSLFAFFVICLALYMLFSIRITTQRQLPSTMVLKSVATSTGIIASLMGISGGAILIPYLTHCGVNLRHAIGVSTSCGMIVALFGTLAFMIAGLNNPLLPSFSAGYIYLPAVIGIAFSSTLTAKFGVKLASKLPVKTIKKAFAAFLICVAINMMI, translated from the coding sequence GTGATATTTTTGTCGGTATTTATTCCCTGTTTGTTATTGGGGGCGATAGTTGGCTTATTGGCTGGCATGTTAGGTATTGGTGGTGGTTTGCTTATTGTACCTGTTTTGGTATGGTTATTGCCCCAACTTGGTTTTCCTTTAGAAGTCATCTTACCGGTTTCTTTAGCAACATCACTAGCCACCATTGTCATGACGTCTGCAAGCGCAACATTGAGTCATTACAAAGCCGGTAACATTCCTTGGGGTTTAACCAAAAGCTTAGTTTTATTTACGGCTATTGGCGCCGTATTGGGGGCAAATTTAGCTGACATTTTGCCCGCACAAGTACTAACGTCGTTGTTTGCATTTTTTGTTATTTGTCTGGCATTGTATATGCTGTTTTCTATACGAATAACGACGCAAAGGCAATTACCATCAACCATGGTGTTAAAGAGTGTGGCAACGTCGACCGGCATTATTGCCAGTTTAATGGGGATTAGTGGTGGGGCTATTTTGATCCCTTATTTAACGCATTGCGGAGTTAATTTACGTCATGCCATTGGCGTTTCTACATCATGTGGTATGATTGTAGCCCTCTTTGGAACACTGGCATTTATGATTGCCGGACTTAATAATCCGCTTTTGCCCAGCTTTAGTGCAGGCTATATCTACCTTCCCGCGGTTATAGGGATAGCATTTAGCTCAACATTAACGGCAAAGTTTGGAGTTAAGCTAGCGTCAAAGCTACCAGTAAAAACAATAAAAAAAGCATTTGCTGCCTTTCTGATCTGTGTAGCAATAAATATGATGATATAA
- the lgt gene encoding prolipoprotein diacylglyceryl transferase produces MTLAAIQFPQIDPIIFSIGPVALRWYGLMYLIGFILAMFIANKAADKSQGLWSRDQVSDLLFYGFLGVILGGRVGYVLFYQFDYFLSDPLYLFKIWTGGMSFHGGLLGVIGAIFLFARKEKKSFLQVGDFVAPLVPLGLGAGRIGNFINAELWGRASDVPWAVVFPTDQLQLPRHPSQLYEFFLEGVVLFAIIYFVGKKTKAPGVASGLFLAGYGLFRMFIEFFREPDAHLGFIFSFLSMGQILSLPMVLAGVGLIIWGLQQQPKKAVL; encoded by the coding sequence ATGACCTTAGCTGCAATTCAATTTCCACAAATTGACCCCATTATTTTTTCAATAGGCCCTGTCGCTTTAAGATGGTATGGCCTGATGTATTTGATTGGCTTTATTCTAGCCATGTTTATTGCCAATAAGGCCGCCGATAAAAGCCAAGGTTTATGGTCCCGAGATCAAGTAAGTGATTTACTTTTTTATGGATTCCTAGGTGTTATTTTAGGTGGCCGAGTCGGTTATGTGCTGTTTTATCAGTTTGATTATTTCTTATCTGATCCTTTATACCTATTTAAGATTTGGACTGGCGGAATGTCATTTCATGGTGGTTTACTCGGGGTTATTGGCGCTATTTTCCTCTTCGCTCGCAAAGAAAAGAAATCTTTTTTACAAGTAGGTGACTTTGTTGCCCCACTAGTACCTCTTGGGCTTGGCGCAGGGCGAATAGGTAATTTTATCAATGCAGAGCTATGGGGCCGAGCAAGTGATGTCCCTTGGGCTGTCGTATTCCCAACCGACCAATTACAACTACCAAGACACCCTTCACAATTGTATGAGTTCTTCTTAGAAGGTGTAGTGCTGTTTGCTATCATTTACTTTGTTGGTAAAAAGACTAAAGCTCCAGGGGTAGCATCAGGCTTGTTCCTTGCCGGATATGGTCTATTTAGAATGTTTATTGAATTTTTCCGTGAACCCGATGCGCATCTAGGATTTATTTTCTCCTTCTTATCTATGGGACAAATATTATCATTACCTATGGTACTTGCAGGCGTGGGGTTGATTATTTGGGGTCTGCAACAACAGCCTAAAAAAGCCGTATTATAA
- a CDS encoding thymidylate synthase, translating into MRQYLDLCQRIIDQGVWVDNKRTGKRCLTVINADLEYQVGENKFPLITTRKSFYKAAIAELLGYIKGYDNAADFRALGTRTWDANANENSAWLNNPYRKGEDDMGRVYGVQGRSWNKPDGGHIDQLKKVVDNLKNGIDDRGEIITFYNPGEFHMGCLRPCMHTHNFSLLGDTLYLTSFQRSCDVPLGLNFNQIQVFTFLALMAQITGHKAGTAYHKIVNAHIYEDQLELMRDVQLKREPLASPQLKINPKIKSLKDLETWVTMDDFEVVGYEHHDPIQYPFSV; encoded by the coding sequence ATGAGACAGTATTTAGATTTATGTCAACGCATTATTGATCAAGGAGTATGGGTCGATAACAAGCGTACAGGTAAGCGTTGCTTAACCGTTATTAATGCCGATCTGGAATATCAGGTTGGTGAGAATAAGTTTCCTTTGATCACTACCCGTAAAAGTTTTTATAAAGCAGCTATCGCTGAGTTATTAGGTTATATCAAAGGCTATGATAATGCCGCTGATTTTAGGGCTTTAGGTACCCGAACTTGGGATGCTAATGCCAATGAGAACAGTGCCTGGTTAAATAACCCATACCGTAAAGGCGAAGACGATATGGGCCGTGTTTATGGTGTACAAGGGCGTTCGTGGAACAAACCCGATGGCGGCCACATTGACCAGCTTAAAAAAGTCGTCGATAACCTTAAAAACGGTATTGATGATCGCGGTGAAATTATTACCTTTTACAACCCTGGTGAGTTTCATATGGGGTGCCTAAGACCTTGTATGCACACCCACAACTTTTCATTGCTTGGTGATACGTTATACCTAACCAGCTTTCAACGTTCATGCGATGTGCCGCTAGGGCTAAATTTCAATCAAATTCAAGTTTTCACCTTTTTAGCTTTAATGGCGCAAATTACCGGTCATAAAGCAGGAACCGCATATCATAAAATTGTTAATGCGCATATTTATGAAGATCAACTTGAGCTTATGCGCGATGTTCAATTAAAACGAGAACCATTGGCATCACCACAATTAAAAATAAATCCAAAAATTAAATCACTTAAAGATCTCGAAACTTGGGTGACAATGGATGACTTTGAAGTGGTGGGTTATGAACACCATGACCCTATTCAATACCCATTTTCGGTATAG
- a CDS encoding glycosyltransferase family 2 protein, producing the protein MNSRPFLSIVIPVFNEYSNIDRLLRCLSENVGSLNVSFEVILVDDGSTDDTWGLIKKLGKEYKFLNGFKLARNFGHQHALLAGLSMAKGQAIISMDGDLQHPPSLIKDLLHEHKEGALIVNTQRDDIEVSPVFKRYTSSLFYRVFSFFTDVEMNHGTSDFRLLDRKVLDELLKLKDVDLFLRGAVEWLGYKSTTIPYKAEKRFSGDSKYTLMKMINFAKGSIISFSTKPLIIGIGLGVITSLLAFFELIYVLIQTFRGEVVPGWASTVGIISFLFGILFIILGIIGAYIARIHISLQNRPRYLIQDDTES; encoded by the coding sequence ATGAACAGTCGCCCTTTTCTTTCAATTGTAATCCCTGTTTTTAATGAGTATTCGAATATTGATAGATTACTCAGATGTTTGAGTGAAAACGTCGGATCTTTAAACGTTTCATTTGAAGTCATTCTAGTGGACGATGGTAGTACTGATGATACTTGGGGATTAATTAAAAAACTGGGGAAAGAATATAAGTTTTTAAATGGGTTTAAACTTGCTAGAAATTTTGGTCACCAACACGCTCTTTTAGCCGGATTGTCAATGGCTAAAGGGCAAGCCATCATATCGATGGATGGGGATTTGCAACACCCACCAAGCTTAATAAAAGATCTTTTGCATGAGCACAAAGAAGGAGCATTAATAGTAAATACTCAACGTGATGATATTGAAGTTTCACCTGTTTTCAAACGTTACACTTCGTCTCTATTTTATCGTGTTTTTTCGTTTTTTACTGATGTTGAAATGAATCATGGAACATCTGATTTTCGCTTACTTGATCGTAAAGTATTAGACGAATTATTGAAATTAAAAGATGTAGACTTGTTTCTTCGTGGTGCCGTAGAGTGGTTAGGCTATAAGTCTACTACTATTCCATATAAAGCTGAAAAACGTTTTTCTGGCGACTCTAAATATACTCTAATGAAAATGATAAATTTTGCGAAAGGGTCGATAATATCATTCTCAACAAAGCCATTAATTATCGGAATTGGTTTAGGTGTTATAACCAGTTTATTGGCATTTTTCGAACTTATATATGTTCTTATTCAGACGTTTAGAGGTGAAGTAGTTCCTGGTTGGGCCTCTACAGTAGGGATAATTTCTTTTCTATTTGGTATCTTATTTATTATTCTAGGGATTATTGGGGCTTATATAGCTAGAATACATATTTCATTACAAAATAGACCTAGGTACTTAATCCAAGATGACACCGAAAGCTAA
- a CDS encoding GtrA family protein → MTPKAKIFFLLKDDKLSKFFIVGLSNTLISYISFLFFFSLLGLPVFISQLFSYSIGIGWSYAWNNAWTFKSQKKIRLTLFLFIFCQILLMILSALLLHILNFYFQSYISLLWLTVMAFITVLNFTINKFWIFNK, encoded by the coding sequence ATGACACCGAAAGCTAAGATTTTTTTTCTTTTAAAAGATGATAAATTATCCAAGTTCTTTATTGTTGGCTTAAGTAATACATTAATTAGTTATATTAGCTTTTTATTTTTTTTTAGTCTGCTTGGGCTTCCTGTTTTCATCTCTCAGTTATTTTCTTACAGCATTGGTATTGGTTGGAGTTATGCTTGGAATAATGCTTGGACATTTAAAAGTCAGAAAAAAATTAGGTTGACTTTGTTTCTTTTTATATTTTGCCAAATTCTATTGATGATTTTAAGTGCATTATTGCTCCATATTTTAAACTTTTATTTTCAATCCTATATTAGCTTGTTGTGGCTTACCGTAATGGCTTTTATCACTGTGCTAAATTTTACCATCAACAAATTCTGGATATTCAATAAATGA
- a CDS encoding DUF6798 domain-containing protein, giving the protein MMKFSWWGVILAILTLFVALSFGFTYGESNQNTYLINALQIIDPSLFVNDWFASKTVHYHDLFHLIILIFNFSKIPLNWGTAVLEVITKIISIYVIYMLIRSLTPRYANYVFLFVLTVILIDRTQSVGHSYIYSSIFQPSSIGSLFTILGLFFFTRQNYFYSGACLAFGGLFHINFLLIAFVYLGVAHLVLGRENFFNRCILQFSLMLMVFLWKLPFLMSMIDSQYADKAGDIFLFIRSPHHYNPSHYSMDFLKLLGWGAIGFSGLLIIDKKSLINMRIFALYWGLTLTLFFSYIFTAIVFTPVISKLFFWRIAPFWELLSLIIFLSAFFEVALSQNLLHKGNRRLLYCAGLFYLGCILYFRHMLYFQDIYIAKVLVLLLFIMPVSILFVYNLFEVKASRGYKGKLILLSSVLSILVASINTINKEKNNSLKFSLKPLQSEEIELYDWISLTSIDSVFLTPPQMYKFRFWSRRAIIVDWKSTPIDPNGVVEWYSRMEDVSGIKGVKTRVDATTGFNSMTEERIKQLKNKYHFNYLVMLNKEHKLTQKQNNDKLPFPVVFTNNKFSVYLINV; this is encoded by the coding sequence ATGATGAAGTTTTCATGGTGGGGTGTAATCCTAGCAATACTTACCCTTTTCGTAGCTTTATCTTTTGGCTTTACATATGGCGAGAGTAATCAAAATACATATTTAATTAACGCTTTACAAATTATCGATCCAAGTTTATTTGTAAATGATTGGTTTGCTAGCAAAACTGTACATTATCACGACTTATTTCATTTAATTATATTGATATTCAATTTTTCTAAGATCCCACTTAATTGGGGGACTGCTGTTCTTGAAGTTATTACCAAAATTATTTCTATCTATGTAATATACATGTTAATTAGAAGCCTCACACCAAGATACGCAAACTATGTATTTCTTTTTGTTTTGACTGTTATATTAATAGATCGAACCCAAAGTGTCGGGCATAGTTATATATATTCCAGTATTTTTCAGCCATCTTCAATTGGCAGTTTATTTACAATCCTAGGTCTTTTTTTCTTTACAAGACAGAATTACTTTTATTCGGGGGCTTGCCTTGCTTTTGGGGGGCTCTTTCATATTAATTTTTTACTCATTGCCTTTGTATACCTAGGAGTGGCCCATTTAGTTTTAGGTAGAGAGAACTTCTTTAATCGATGTATCCTTCAATTCAGCCTAATGTTAATGGTTTTTCTTTGGAAGCTCCCATTTTTAATGAGCATGATAGATTCTCAGTATGCTGATAAAGCTGGTGATATATTTTTATTTATTCGTTCTCCTCATCACTATAATCCGAGTCATTATTCTATGGACTTTTTGAAATTATTGGGGTGGGGGGCTATAGGTTTTTCAGGCTTACTTATTATTGACAAAAAGTCCTTAATAAACATGAGAATATTCGCTTTATATTGGGGGCTAACATTAACACTTTTCTTTTCATATATATTTACGGCAATAGTATTTACACCTGTTATATCTAAATTGTTCTTTTGGCGAATAGCACCCTTTTGGGAATTACTTTCTCTGATTATTTTCTTATCAGCATTCTTTGAGGTAGCACTTTCCCAAAACCTACTACACAAAGGCAATAGAAGGTTACTCTATTGTGCTGGCCTTTTTTATCTTGGTTGCATTTTATATTTTAGGCATATGTTATATTTTCAAGACATTTACATAGCTAAGGTGCTTGTTTTGTTACTTTTTATAATGCCAGTGTCGATTTTATTCGTTTATAACCTTTTTGAGGTAAAAGCCAGTCGGGGCTACAAAGGCAAACTCATATTGTTAAGTAGTGTTCTATCTATTTTAGTGGCAAGTATAAATACAATAAATAAAGAAAAAAATAATTCTCTTAAGTTTTCACTTAAACCTCTGCAATCCGAAGAGATTGAACTGTATGATTGGATCTCGCTTACTTCTATTGATAGCGTTTTTCTAACCCCCCCACAAATGTACAAATTTAGATTTTGGTCGAGACGAGCTATCATTGTCGATTGGAAATCAACCCCTATAGATCCTAACGGGGTGGTTGAATGGTATTCAAGGATGGAAGATGTTTCTGGAATAAAGGGAGTTAAAACTCGTGTAGATGCAACCACTGGATTTAATTCTATGACAGAAGAGAGAATTAAACAGCTAAAAAATAAATATCACTTTAATTATCTGGTAATGTTAAATAAGGAACATAAATTAACTCAAAAACAGAATAACGACAAACTTCCTTTTCCTGTCGTCTTCACTAATAACAAATTTAGCGTATATTTGATTAATGTATAA
- the rpsT gene encoding 30S ribosomal protein S20, with the protein MANSKSAKKRAIQSEKRRQHNASRRSMMRTYLKKVYAALEAGNKEAATQEFAVAAPILDRYASKGLIHKNKAARAKSRLNAKIKAL; encoded by the coding sequence TTGGCTAACTCTAAGTCTGCTAAGAAGCGCGCTATCCAATCTGAGAAGCGTCGCCAACACAATGCAAGTCGTCGCTCAATGATGCGCACTTACTTGAAAAAAGTTTACGCTGCTCTAGAAGCTGGTAACAAAGAAGCTGCAACACAAGAGTTTGCTGTTGCTGCTCCAATTTTAGACCGTTACGCAAGTAAAGGTTTAATTCACAAAAACAAAGCTGCTCGTGCTAAGAGCCGCTTGAATGCTAAAATCAAAGCTCTTTAA
- the murJ gene encoding murein biosynthesis integral membrane protein MurJ produces MSRKLLKSGMIVSFMTLVSRVLGLVRDIVIADKIGTNAGADVFFFANKIPNFLRRLFAEGAFAQAFVPVLSEYQEKDAQDGTHHTQELIAKVSGTLGVIVSLVTAIGVIASPVFVALFGFGWFLDWFNDGQSSDKFELASILLKITFPYLWFISLTALSGAILNTLGKFGAAAFTPVLLNVCIIGAAIYASPMFEQPAFALAWGVFFGGLTQFLFQIPFLIKAGALVKPSWGWQHSGVKKIRKLLLPALFGVSVTQINLLLDTLIASFLVTGSISWLYYADRLLEFPLGLFGIGIATVILPSLARLHTKQNAVEFSATLNWAIKVISLLGWPAMAGLMVLAQPIIIVLFMRGEFTHIDVTQVSYALFAYLSGLLSFMVIKVLAPGYYARQDTKTPVVIGVKAMIANMAFNLCLAPFLGYIGLAMATALSATLNAVLLYRGLKSLGVYHLDKSTKITVFKLILSSAIMAMALYYFSPPFAQWLLFSSMEKIWMLSKLIIIGAIGYFISVLLFGVRVKDFTVK; encoded by the coding sequence TTGAGCAGAAAATTGCTTAAATCAGGGATGATCGTCAGTTTTATGACTTTGGTATCTCGAGTCCTCGGATTGGTTCGCGATATTGTGATAGCTGACAAAATTGGTACCAATGCCGGTGCTGATGTTTTTTTCTTCGCAAATAAAATCCCAAACTTTTTACGTCGATTGTTCGCAGAAGGGGCTTTTGCCCAAGCTTTCGTTCCTGTCTTAAGTGAGTATCAAGAAAAAGATGCGCAAGATGGTACGCACCATACTCAAGAGCTGATAGCGAAAGTCAGTGGGACTTTAGGGGTTATCGTTAGTTTAGTTACTGCCATTGGGGTGATCGCTTCGCCTGTTTTTGTTGCTCTATTTGGTTTTGGCTGGTTTTTAGATTGGTTTAATGATGGGCAAAGCTCGGACAAATTTGAACTTGCTTCCATACTATTAAAAATTACCTTTCCCTATTTGTGGTTTATTAGTTTAACTGCGTTGTCCGGTGCAATATTAAATACTTTAGGTAAGTTTGGGGCGGCGGCGTTTACCCCTGTGTTGCTAAATGTGTGCATTATAGGTGCCGCTATTTATGCCTCACCAATGTTTGAACAGCCTGCTTTTGCGTTAGCTTGGGGCGTGTTTTTTGGTGGCTTGACGCAGTTTTTATTTCAAATTCCTTTTTTAATTAAGGCTGGGGCGTTGGTGAAACCAAGTTGGGGATGGCAACACAGCGGGGTAAAAAAAATCCGCAAATTGTTACTGCCTGCTTTATTTGGCGTGTCGGTGACCCAAATTAATTTACTATTAGACACTTTAATTGCCAGTTTCTTAGTGACAGGTTCAATCAGTTGGTTATATTACGCCGATCGTTTACTTGAATTCCCACTAGGTTTATTTGGTATTGGTATTGCTACGGTTATTTTGCCAAGTTTGGCAAGGCTGCACACCAAGCAAAATGCCGTGGAGTTTTCTGCCACATTAAATTGGGCGATAAAGGTGATTAGCTTGTTAGGTTGGCCAGCAATGGCTGGGCTGATGGTGTTGGCGCAACCGATTATTATTGTGCTGTTTATGCGAGGTGAGTTTACCCATATTGATGTAACCCAAGTTTCATACGCATTGTTTGCTTATTTATCGGGGCTGTTAAGTTTTATGGTCATAAAAGTGTTAGCACCTGGTTATTATGCCCGCCAAGATACCAAAACTCCGGTCGTTATAGGGGTTAAAGCGATGATTGCCAATATGGCGTTTAACCTTTGTTTAGCCCCATTTTTAGGCTACATTGGTTTGGCAATGGCAACAGCCTTATCTGCCACCCTTAATGCGGTATTATTGTATCGTGGGTTAAAATCTCTCGGCGTTTATCACTTAGATAAGAGCACCAAAATTACGGTCTTTAAATTAATACTGTCATCAGCAATCATGGCGATGGCGCTATATTATTTTTCACCACCGTTTGCACAGTGGTTATTGTTTAGTAGCATGGAAAAAATATGGATGCTAAGCAAACTGATTATTATCGGTGCAATTGGCTATTTTATCAGTGTGTTGCTCTTTGGCGTTAGGGTAAAAGACTTTACAGTAAAATAA